One Hippoglossus hippoglossus isolate fHipHip1 chromosome 5, fHipHip1.pri, whole genome shotgun sequence genomic window carries:
- the zgc:77375 gene encoding haloacid dehalogenase-like hydrolase domain-containing 5: MWCRGFLQQTLRCMSTSRQAGVLLDVDGVLLRGGSVIPAAQRAFRKLLDQNKNFLFPVVFVTNAGSCQRHHKAQQLSHLLDVKIVPEQVVLSHSPLQMLKSFHDKCVLVSGQGPVADIANTLGFQKVVTIEQLREHHPLLDMVDHNRRPKLPLTPLRTIPKIEAIILFGEPIRWETNMQLLIDVLLTNGSPGCEYDAHLSTQLPVLACNMDLMWMAEAPSPRFGHGMFLLCLESIYRKLTGQELQYQALLGKPSLLTYQYAEHLLRLQNHNQRINTVYAIGDNLMTDIYGANLYNRYLAQQHAAITTSTKFVAQGTGSQVTMAVSEEELVSTAAQCRSLLVCTGVYNPRSPLPSNQSSTITETVFHGHRDLVLEPDLVEPSHVVEDVEAAVDLLLQEEAAVTPDL; encoded by the exons ATGTGGTGTCGAGGTTTCCTGCAGCAGACGCTCAGATGCATGTCGACCAGTAGacag GCTGGTGTCCTCCTTGACGTGGACGGTGTTCTGCTCCGTGGCGGCTCAGTGATCCCGGCTGCTCAACGAGCTTTCCGGAAGCTTCTGGACCAAAACAagaacttcctgtttcctgttgtttttgtcaccAATGCAGGAAGTTGTCAGAGACATCACAAGGCCCAACAACTGTCTCATCTGCTGGATGTCAAG aTCGTCCCGGAGCAGGTGGTTCTTTCCCACAGTCCTTTGCAGATGTTAAAGAGTTTTCATGATAAATGTGTCCTGGTGTCGGGACAAGGGCCAGTGGCGGACATCGCCAACAC TTTGGGTTTTCAGAAGGTGGTGACCATCGAGCAGCTCAGAGAACATCACCCCCTGCTGGACATGGTGGACCATAACAGGAGACCCAAACTCCCT TTGACTCCTCTGAGGACGATTCCCAAAATAGAAG CAATCATACTGTTCGGGGAACCAATCAGATGGGAGACCAACATGCAGCTGTTGATTGAtgtgctgctgaccaatgggagtCCTGGCTGTGAGTACGACGCACACCTGTCGACTCAGCTGCCAGTTCTGGCCTGTAACATGGACCTGATGTGGATGGCCGAGGCCCCGTCTCCACG CTTTGGTCACGGGATGTTCCTGCTGTGTCTGGAGTCCATCTACAGGAAGTTGACAGGTCAGGAGCTGCAGTACCAGGCGCTGCTGGGAAAACCAAGTCTGCTCACGTACCAGTACGCTGAGcatctgctgaggctgcagaacCACAACCAGCGGATAAACACTGTCTATGCCATCGG TGACAACCTAATGACGGACATCTATGGTGCTAACCTGTATAACCGCTACCTGGCTCAGCAGCATGCTGCCATAACTACCAGCACCAAGTTTGTTGCCCAGGGAACAGGGAGTCAGGTGACGATGGCGGTTtcggaggaggagctggtgtccACTGCTGCTCAGTGTCGCTCCCTATTG GTGTGCACAGGCGTCTATAACCCTCGCTCCCCGTTGCCTAGCAACCAGAGCAGCACCATCACCGAGACAGTGTTCCACGGTCACAGAGACCTGGTCCTGGAGCCAGACCTGGTGGAGCCAAGTCATGTGGTGGAAGAtgtggaggctgcagtggatctgctgctgcaggaggaggctgctgttacacctgacctctga
- the pcif1 gene encoding mRNA (2'-O-methyladenosine-N(6)-)-methyltransferase: MSNDSQASVKGEATIILSPSGSTSSQGPPLSPSTTSKPPELPDELVQAGWSKCWSRRENRPYYFNRFTNQSLWEVPVLGQHDVISDPLGLNAAPAEGGDSNHGNGQRKRRSSEEQGAGPNSLKRAKVEPTTPISPSTPGLKPWSSAPEDKQAQSATPATLSLAPAPYRPAVIYWDLDIQTNAVIREHPSANHLPPHPEIELQRAQLVTKLRQHYHELCHQREGIDPPRESFNRWLLERKTIDKGHDPLLPSDCDPIISPSMFREVMNDIPIRLSRIKYKEEARKLLFKYAEAAKKMIDSRNASPESRKVVKWNAEDTMSWLRRDHSASKEDYMDRLEHLRQQCGPHVTAVAKDSVEGICSKIYQLSAEYSRRLRHTHLSLLQEPPTEACASPQQSRLVYCYPVRLAIASPPLPRVELHFENDVACLRFRGEMVKVNRGHFSKLELLYRYSCIDDPRFEKFLSRVWCLLKRYQEMFGSGANEGTGLQGALPVAVFEALNRQFGVSFECFASPLNCYFKQFSSAFPDIDGFFGSRGPFLSFSPVSGSFEANPPFCEEMMDAMVTHFEDLLDQSSEPLSFIVFVPEWRDPVTPALTRMEGSRFLRHQLSVPAYEHEYRSGSQHICNREEMSYRAVHGTAVLFLQNNAGFVKWAPTPERLAELTKAYRPSSARPSSLSSPGPANVAPGDKDSTPKASDRTQSSVMSPGSHDNNNNNNNDNSSSSSSSSPQDKMAAV, from the exons ATGTCCAATGACAGCCAGGCATCAGTGAAGGGGGAGGCAACCATAATTCTGTCTCCCTCTGGCTCCACCTCCTCACAGGGACCGCCCCTGTCTCCGTCCACAACGTCCAAACCACCTGAGCTGCCAG atgagctggtccaggctGGATGGTCCAAGTGTTGGTCTCGGAGGGAGAACCGACCATATTATTTTAACAGGTTCACCAATCAGAGCCTGTGGGAGGTGCCGGTGCTCGGTCAGCATGACGTCATT TCCGATCCTTTAGGTCTGAATGCGGCTCCAGCAGAAGGTGGGGACAGTAACCATGGTAATggtcagaggaagaggaggagctctGAGGAGCAGGGGGCGGGGCCCAACAGCCTTAAACGAGCTAAG GTGGAGCCCACCACGCCCATCTCTCCCAGCACCCCCGGGCTCAAACCCTGGAGCTCTGCCCCTGAGGACAAACAGGCCCAATCAGCTACACCCGCAACTCTAAGTCTTGCCCCCGCCCCCTACAGACCAGCTGT GATCTACTGGGATCTGGACATCCAAACCAACGCTGTGATCAGAGAGCACCCCTCCGCCAATCACCTGCCCCCTCATCCTGAAATCGAGCTGCAGCGAGCTCAGCTCGTCACGAAGCTGAGACAACACTACCACGAGCTGTGTCACCAGAGAGAAG GTATTGATCCTCCTCGCGAGTCGTTTAATCGTTGGTTACTGGAGAGGAAAACGATTGACAAAGGTCATGACCCTTTACTGCCGAGTGACTGTGACCCCATCATCTCCCCGTCCATGTTCAGAGAGGTCATGAACGACATCCCCATCAg GTTGTCTCGTATTAAGTACAAAGAAGAAGCTCGCAAGCTGCTGTTCAAATACGCTGAGGCTGCCAAGAAGATGATCGACTCTAG GAATGCGAGTCCAGAGAGCAGGAAGGTGGTGAAGTGGAACGCTGAAGACACCATGAGCTGGCTGCGTCGAGATCACTCCGCCAGCAAAGAGGACTACATG gatcgTCTGGAACACCTGAGGCAGCAGTGTGGTCCTCACGTTACCGCCGTCGCCAAAGACTCCGTCGAAGGAATTTGCTCTAAGATCTATCAGCTGTCTGCAGAGTACAGCCGCcgcctgagacacacacacctgagtctgctgcaggagccacctacag agGCGTGTGCGTCCCCTCAGCAGTCGCGGCTTGTCTACTGTTACCCTGTGCGTCTGGCAATCGCCTCGCCGCCGCTCCCCCGGGTGGAACTGCACTTTGAAAACGACGTGGCGTGTTTGCGTTTCAGGGGAGAGATGGTCAAGGTCAACAGAGGTCACTTCAGCAAACTG gAGCTGTTGTACAGGTACAGCTGTATTGACGATCCTCGCTTTGAGAAGTTTCTGTCCAGAGTCTGGTGCCTCCTGAAGAGATACCAG gaGATGTTTGGCAGCGGTGCTAATGAGGGGACAGGCCTGCAGGGGGCACTGCCGGTGGCAGTGTTTGAAGCCTTGAACCGACAGTTTGGTGTTTCCTTCGAGTGCTTCGCCTCTCCGCTCAACTGCTACTTCAAACAGTTCTCCTCGGCTTTCCCCGATATTGACGGCTTCTTTGGATCTAGAGG gcccTTCCTGTCCTTCTCTCCAGTCAGTGGCTCGTTTGAAGCCAACCCTCCGTTCTGTGAAGAGATGATGGATGCAATGGTGACACACTTCGAG GACCTTCTGGATCAGTCCTCGGAGCCTCTGTCCTTCATCGTCTTTGTTCCTGAGTGGCGTGACCCCGTGACCCCGGCTCTGACTCGCATGGAGGGAAGTCGATTCCTCCGTCATCAGCTGAGTGTCCCCGCCTACGAGCATGAGTATCGATCTGGGAGTCAGCACATCTGCAATAG GGAGGAGATGTCGTACAGGGCGGTCCACGGTACAGCGGTTCTCTTCCTTCAGAATAACGCAGGTTTTGTGAAGTGGGCTCCAACTCCGGAGCGTCTGGCAGAGCTGACGAAGGCGTACCGCCCCTCCTCCGCTCGcccctcctccctgtcttcTCCAGGCCCTGCCAACGTTGCTCCAGGAGACAAAGACTCCACCCCCAAGGCCTCTGATAGGACGCAGAGCAGTGTGATGTCACCAGGGAgccatgacaacaacaacaacaacaacaacgacaacagtagcagcagtagcagcagtagtCCTCAGGACAAGATGGCTGCCGTGTAG
- the isy1 gene encoding pre-mRNA-splicing factor ISY1 homolog — protein sequence MARNAEKAMTALARFRQAQLEEGKVKERRPFLASECSELPKAEKWRRQIISEISKKVAQIQNAGLGEFKIRDLNDEINKLLREKGHWEVRIKELGGPDYARVGPRMLDHEGKEVPGNRGYKYFGAARDLPGVRELFEKEPAPALRKTRAELMKEVDAEYYGYRDEDDGVLLPLESQYEKQAVLEAVQKWRTEKESCLSGDKHLEEEEEENIYSVHNEEPDDDESREEQEGEEGGVSFIAHVPVPSQREVEEALVRRKKMELLQRYASETLQAQSQEARTLLGL from the exons gAGAGGAGACCTTTTCTGGCGTCAGAGTGCAGTGAACTTCCCAAAGCTGAGAAATGGAGACGACAG atcATCAGTGAAATCTCGAAGAAAGTGGCTCAAATTCAGAACG ctggtCTAGGGGAGTTCAAGATTCGGGATCTGAACGATGAGATCAATAAGCTGTTGAGAGAGAAAGGTCACTGGGAGGTTCGGATCAAAGAGCTGGGAGGACCCGACTATGCG CGTGTCGGTCCCAGGATGTTGGATCATGAGGGGAAGGAGGTTCCAGGAAACAGAGGATATAAATACTTTGGAGCCGCCAGAGACCTGCCGGGAGTCCGAGAACTGTTCGAGAAGGAGC ctgctccagcactgaggaagacgagggcGGAGCTAATGAAGGAAGTCGACGCAGAGTATTATGGGTACAGAGACGAGGACGACGGAGTCCTGCTTCCTCTGGAGTCACAGTACGAGAAACAAG ctgttttGGAGGCGGTGCAGAAGTGGAGAACAGAGAAAGAATCTTGTTTGTCTGGAGACAAACAtctggaagaggaagaggaggagaacatctACAGCGTCCATAACGAGGAG cccGATGATGACGAGAGccgggaggagcaggagggagaggagggaggagtctCCTTCATCGCACACGTACCTGTTCCCTcacagagagag GTGGAGGAGGCTCTGgtcaggaggaagaagatggagtTGTTACAGCGCTACGCCAGCGAGACGCTTCAGGCTCAGAGTCAAGAGGCCAGAACTCTGCTGGGactctga